A stretch of Nonomuraea africana DNA encodes these proteins:
- a CDS encoding amino acid permease yields MREPRRPADVGLDTAGSEVAGISPTEGRSLGLGSGIALVVGNVVGTGIFLLPAALAAFGTVSLVAMAAVTVGAIAMAMVFGRLGARIPAGGGPYAYARNAFGEFTGFWNAWSFWLTAWIGNAAIAVAWVGYVQYFARQVFGLDWSGTAAAIVIALIGVWIPAVVNLLGARNMAAFQSVTTILKFAPLLFVAVVGLFFVQGANFGPFNATDGSWVGALSLAGAVALFIYSGVESVSIAAEKIKDPARNIGRASIIGVLACAALYMLSTVAVMGTVPHTRLVDSTAPFADALNNMFGGSAGGVLMAACAIISGVGALNGWTMLVAEMPMAAAKDGTFPPMFARESRRGAPVTGILAGTVLTSLMLLVAYASENAFSTIVLLASFTTVIPYFFSAAAQLYWLVTGARAVDRGRLTRDIVISVIALVFAFWMAYGSGADAVLGGTLMLLVGVPVYIWVKAQRGEYGPQV; encoded by the coding sequence ATGCGGGAACCACGACGTCCAGCCGACGTCGGCCTTGACACGGCCGGATCCGAGGTGGCCGGGATCTCCCCCACCGAGGGACGCAGCCTCGGTCTCGGCTCGGGCATCGCGCTCGTCGTCGGCAACGTCGTCGGTACGGGGATCTTCCTGCTGCCCGCAGCGCTCGCCGCCTTCGGCACCGTCAGCCTGGTCGCGATGGCGGCGGTGACCGTCGGCGCCATCGCGATGGCGATGGTCTTCGGCAGGCTGGGCGCCAGGATTCCCGCGGGCGGCGGCCCCTACGCCTACGCGCGCAACGCCTTCGGCGAGTTCACCGGCTTCTGGAACGCCTGGTCGTTCTGGCTGACCGCGTGGATCGGCAACGCCGCCATCGCGGTGGCATGGGTCGGGTACGTGCAGTACTTCGCCCGGCAGGTCTTCGGCCTCGACTGGAGCGGCACGGCCGCCGCGATCGTCATCGCGCTGATCGGCGTCTGGATCCCCGCGGTGGTCAACCTGCTCGGCGCCAGGAACATGGCCGCCTTCCAGTCGGTCACCACGATCCTGAAGTTCGCGCCGCTGCTGTTCGTCGCCGTCGTGGGCCTGTTCTTCGTCCAGGGGGCCAACTTCGGCCCCTTCAACGCCACCGACGGCAGCTGGGTCGGGGCGCTCTCCCTGGCGGGCGCGGTCGCGCTGTTCATCTACTCGGGCGTGGAGAGCGTCTCCATCGCCGCCGAGAAGATCAAGGACCCGGCCCGCAACATCGGCAGGGCCAGCATCATCGGCGTCCTGGCCTGCGCGGCCCTGTACATGCTGAGCACCGTCGCGGTCATGGGCACCGTCCCCCACACGCGGCTGGTCGACTCCACCGCGCCGTTCGCCGACGCGCTCAACAACATGTTCGGCGGCTCGGCCGGCGGCGTGCTCATGGCCGCCTGCGCGATCATCTCCGGCGTCGGCGCGCTCAACGGCTGGACCATGCTGGTGGCCGAGATGCCGATGGCCGCGGCCAAGGACGGGACGTTCCCCCCGATGTTCGCCAGGGAGTCGCGGCGCGGCGCGCCGGTCACCGGCATCCTCGCCGGGACGGTCCTGACCTCCCTGATGCTCCTGGTGGCCTACGCCTCCGAGAACGCCTTCAGCACGATCGTGCTGCTCGCCTCCTTCACCACCGTCATCCCCTACTTCTTCTCCGCCGCCGCCCAGCTGTACTGGCTGGTCACGGGGGCCCGCGCGGTCGACAGGGGCCGGCTGACGCGCGACATCGTCATCAGCGTGATCGCGCTGGTGTTCGCGTTCTGGATGGCCTACGGCTCCGGCGCCGACGCGGTGCTGGGAGGCACGCTGATGCTTCTGGTGGGCGTGCCCGTCTACATCTGGGTGAAGGCCCAACGAGGCGAGTACGGCCCGCAGGTCTAG
- a CDS encoding F0F1 ATP synthase subunit gamma: protein MGAQLRRIRQRIRSVRSTAKITRAQELIAASRVGKARDRAMAAEPYSREISRAVSTLVSHHMRMDHALLNLRPDTSRVAVLLMTSDRGFCGGYNNNVIRRSEALSELLRDQGKEPVVHVVGRKGVEWHRFRERELAGQWTGMSGHPDYATAAEIGQTLIDAFDLPTREGGVGEVHVVYTHFLSMLSQRTTAHRILPMEVEEVEEEVSAEEARAGGGLPKAPYEFDPSPEAVLDELLRTYVRSRIWFMMLASAASEWAARRTAMSSATENAHDLIDRLTREANDARQAEITTEIAEIVGGAEALRPG, encoded by the coding sequence TTGGGCGCCCAGCTCCGCCGGATCCGGCAGCGGATCAGATCGGTGAGGTCGACCGCGAAGATCACCAGAGCGCAGGAGCTCATCGCGGCGTCGCGCGTGGGCAAGGCGAGGGACCGGGCGATGGCCGCCGAGCCGTACAGCAGGGAGATCTCGCGGGCGGTCTCCACGCTCGTCAGCCACCACATGCGGATGGACCACGCGCTGCTCAACCTGCGTCCCGACACCTCCAGGGTGGCGGTGCTGCTGATGACCAGCGACCGCGGCTTCTGCGGCGGCTACAACAACAACGTGATCCGCAGGAGCGAGGCGCTGTCCGAGCTGCTGCGCGACCAGGGCAAGGAGCCCGTCGTCCACGTCGTCGGGCGCAAGGGCGTGGAGTGGCACCGCTTCAGGGAGCGCGAGCTGGCCGGGCAGTGGACCGGCATGTCGGGCCATCCCGACTACGCGACGGCGGCGGAGATCGGCCAGACCCTCATCGACGCCTTCGACCTGCCGACGCGCGAGGGCGGCGTGGGCGAGGTGCACGTGGTCTACACGCACTTCCTGTCGATGCTGTCCCAGCGCACGACCGCCCACCGGATCCTGCCGATGGAGGTGGAGGAGGTGGAGGAGGAGGTGAGCGCGGAGGAGGCGCGGGCCGGCGGCGGCCTGCCCAAGGCGCCCTACGAGTTCGACCCCTCGCCCGAGGCGGTGCTCGACGAGCTGCTGCGCACGTACGTCCGTTCGCGGATCTGGTTCATGATGCTGGCCTCGGCGGCGTCGGAGTGGGCGGCCCGCCGTACGGCGATGTCGTCGGCGACGGAGAACGCCCACGACCTGATCGACCGGCTCACCCGGGAGGCCAACGACGCCAGGCAGGCCGAGATCACCACGGAGATCGCCGAGATCGTCGGCGGCGCGGAGGCGTTGCGGCCCGGCTGA
- a CDS encoding DUF3040 domain-containing protein: MALSDRERQVLDGIARQLAMEDPAFARSFAEHGEGLATAERGAGRRDTWPAALIAVCLALFAVVLLVSGSPRT; encoded by the coding sequence ATGGCCCTGTCCGATCGCGAGCGTCAGGTTCTCGACGGCATCGCCCGCCAGCTCGCCATGGAGGATCCCGCGTTCGCGCGCAGCTTCGCCGAGCACGGCGAGGGCCTCGCGACCGCCGAACGCGGCGCGGGACGACGGGACACGTGGCCCGCGGCGCTGATCGCGGTCTGCCTCGCGCTGTTCGCCGTCGTGCTGCTCGTCTCCGGCTCCCCTCGGACCTGA